The genomic segment CAGACCCCTGAATCTTGGGATTAACAACTTCCTTGGTACCAATATCTGCACACCAACAGTTCATCCACCTATCGAGCAATATGCATGCCCGTCTTGGAGTTTCAAGGGTGATCTGGCTAGTGACACTTTGCACGAGATGCCTCCCGATCTGGGACTAGGACAAATTTATCAGTCTTCTAATAATATGTATACCGGAGAGCTGGGAGTGGCTCAACAAGGTGGAGAACGGTTTCATGAACTGGAATCCTCGAGGGGCTATGATTCTTCAGGTCAGCATGTAAACTGGTCGATTTGAAATCTCGAGTTCTAATCATCCCGCAATCTTGTGTTAGCAGCCAGCAACAACGGCGTTTCTTCGCAATTGTGTGATGTTTGGActtcatgttttgtttgtgtGAAACTTGAGACTTTGGTGCGTAGTTTGGTCTACAAATGCTAGTAGGGCACCACCAATAATGAATTTTGGATGGATCTTTAATGAATAAAATGGATAATTGATTTGGTTTTGTCATCAAGCTGCTGGTGGAGGGATTCAAGCTTCTTGAGAAGTTTGCAGCTAAAGTAGGAAATATGATTTATGTTTCGTGATTATACAGGCAAATCTCATCTCGACTTTATACCCGTTGAGTTTGAACTTAAAATTTGCTATTCCATGAATTCTGAGAAACGAAAAATTCAACTCACTGGATGAATTTCACTCTGTGCCTTCAGAATCTTGGAATCACGTGGCTAGCTACTTCATATTTTATAAAGATACTTATTTTCTTGGTACTGTGGCTGAGGGGAAGGGTGAGACCCCAAAACCAACTAGGCCCGCCTAACGTCAAATTCCATTTATTGGGAAGTTTAGCTAGTTTAAATTTAGATAGTAAATCTCCACACCCCTTGTTatacaaaacaaaaataatttttaagaaaaattataattttagtcCTATAAATTGTTGTTTTGAGTCGTAGCTTCGTAACTTTTCAATGTTTGGATTTTATGACGtaactttgatttttttttgccAAAAACCTTACAtcgaatattatttatttgatactTATTTTCttctatatatttttaatagCCAGCATAAATCTATATTCCattgattaaataattttatacaaaaacaaaaacaaaaaataaatacaaatgatacaaaatattttaaaaaatgaaataaaatttttacctTAGAtagattttaatatatataatataagtttTATTCTCGTTATATGAGTAATGTCTGAAAATATCAGTGTTAAATAAATACTATTTGATAAATTTATTGGTTTCAGACGAAAAAAGATCCAAAAAAATCCAAGTTAATGAAAACTAAACCGTTGATAAGTTAAAAcactaaaattcaaaataaaccaACTTATTAAATCGAAATTATAATatctaatttttattataagaTTGTTTACTTTATTTATAAGATgacataaaaaaatcaaatgtaTATCCATCAGATTATTGTCTCAAATTTAATCAATCGAACTAAGTATTTATCACAATGTATGGACCAttgttataatttaaaaagatttaaattactaaataattagTTAGATTCCTATAGAGAAtatgaaaaaataattaattacatTCATTTAATTTGTTTGCTAAGGCCATCTCCAATCATGGACACCATTGTGGTGCCATGAAATTTCACTCCAATCCAGCGCCAAGGCACCATGAAATTTCACTCCAATCCAGCACCAAATTTGGTGCTGGATTGGAGCAACGCCAAAACCTGCACCAAAATTGGTGCGCCACATTTTTttcagttttttttatttttttttgtttttaatttgattaattttatattagtgtttaatatttaattaattaatatttttttgaaattataaattttttgtaattttaattataaaattgttaatattttgattagaaattaattaagtgtaaaaataaaaaataaaaaaacacagattaaattaataatgcGTTAAAATAGTACAAATTACgaaaaaaaacaacaataattcgaatatttaatattgtatttttgttgtattattaatttaatatcaaataaacGTGTTTTTTtcaatgatattttgattttattaacATATAGTTTGTATTAAATAATTGTACgtaaatcaaataattatttcgttaatatgaaataattaattcacattttaatatataaattaaaatatttaaatatataaattttaatatataaattataatatttaattatcattaAATTATCAAGTTAcaaataattaacataaaacAGAAAGattaatattgaaaaaaaaagaatattcttGGAATATTCTATTGTAGTGTAAAATATAGTGCAATGTGGTTGGACACATTGCAGATGATTTTAGTGTAACACCAATGTAGTACAGAATGTAGTGCAATGGATTGGAGATGACTTAGAGAAGAAGCTGCAAAACCAACCATATCAACCAGTTTCATTTTGGAAATATGAATTAATCATAGAATTAAGCCgagataaatataataaaatggtTAAATTtacatcagagatcatgcattCAACGAAGCCGTGGCACGCACGCGCCTTTAACTACCCAAACCGTTTCACACCAAACTCAGTGCTtttccttcttcttcttcacTGTTCAGCTTCTTCTGCTCGCGCCTCGCTAAATCCTTCTCCATCACACAGGTAGCTTCGAAACCCTAATTTCTATGTAATTTTCTAGCAAATGTATGTATATTCGCACGCAGGCATGGCCATCGTCATTGTTCTTGTTAAATTGGTGCAAAAAGATATCCTCGGCCGACTCGTGATATCCAGTTCttggatccttctctttcttATGAATAATCATTTTCTACATTTAACAATAACAATAATGCTAATGTCATCTGCACATGTgcatgtgtatgtgtgtgtgtgtggtttTTTTCCAAGGGCATTTGATATTACCATAATCTATCGCAACTAAGTTTGTAACTCTGTGCGTGGTGTGTACCTTCAAAATCTATGTATGTTTATGTGTGTgttaaaaaaacacacacacacacagagtaCGCCTATAGAGATCGAGACGTATCGAAGCAATAATGAAGATTGCTGCAGGTAATTAGTTTAGCTTGTAATTGAAGGTTGCAACAGAACAGTGTCCAAATACTTTTCTTGATTTTCACATCTTCCGTTATGCCAAGCTTTATCTGGTGTTTCAAGTTTAATCAGCGTTGTTAACTTTTAATTCTTACTAACTGCGAGACTGACGAAATCTAtttgtgtaattttttttatgggaTATCAGAAATTAATATAGGCGTTAATTTCTCCTCTGAGGCTCTGATTCTTGAGAAAACAATGACTAAACAGTGGTGGTGTCTGATTGCGATAGTATCCCTGACAAGTCTCGTGTTACAAGCCTTTGCCATCACAGATGAAACTGATGGTAATCGGCTTTATGTTTTCACATTCTGTATAGCCAGGATATTCTTGAAATTATGTATTCTTGATATGTACCTGTAAGTTTTTCTATGAAATGTTTTGAGTCCTCATCATAGATTTTTAATTATCCTGAAGTTGATGAAGCCGAGGATTATGGTGGCATGTCCTACAATTTCAGAGTGACTAGCCTTGAGTAGTTCCATTAAATGTGAGGATGGTTTTCGATAAACTAACTTTGATATGAACTGATCATCTGGTTTATTTTATGCAGTTCAAGCTCTTCGAGATCTGTACAGGTCCCTCAACAGCCCAGTGCAGCTGCAAAGATGGAAATTAGAGGGCGGAGACCCTTGCGGCGAATTATGGACTGGAGTTTCATGCTTCATGTCATCAGTGATCCACCTGTAATCACCAATACTCACATGAGAGGATATCAAGTTAAACTCTCAAAACTAACTACTTGTACCTACCAAACTTGCAGGGATCTTAAAGGGCTAGGCCTAGCTGGGAATCTCGGGTTTCAGCTCTCTAATCTGAGAAATCTGAAGCAGCTGTAAGTACTTAGATGAATACTTTGCACTTGAATCAACCATTGGTCACATTGAATCTTTGTACTTATCTGCCTTTCCCTTGTCGGGAACTTCATGTTATTAGGGACCTCAGCTCAAATAACATCAATAGCGAAATACCTTATGATTTACCTCTTAATCTAACACACCTGTAAGACAATCAAAATTGATCTTTATACCAAGTATTGAGTTCAACTGTAGACACTATTGCCAAAATAATTACGTTCTTTAACTCGATGAATGCAGAAACTTGGCaggaaataaatttagtcaaaGCATTCCATACTCCTTGGATTTAATGAAGAATCTTAGGCATCTGTAAGTGGCTTATGCTTCAGCAGTTCGGTTCTGCAATTATGCAATACTTCTGAATTTTAATTTTCGTCGCAGCAATGTGAGCCATAATGCGCTATCTGGAGCTTTGGGAAATGTATTTAGTGGCCGTACAGAATCTCAGAGGAATGTATGCTATTTTATCACATTCTTTGTATCGAACCTAAGTATATTCCCTGTTCCATTTTGCTCAGAATAAGATTTAAACCAGGGATTTGTCATTCAACAACTTCACTGGAGATCTCCCTACCTCCTTCAAATCTTTGTCTAACCTGACAGGATTGTGAGTTTTGTATCTTCAGATTCAGAATGATATGGTGCCGATATCTGGTCCTTAAGTTTCCAAGTAACTGAGAGATTATATCGCAGGTTCTTGCAGGGAAATCACTTTACCGGATCAGTAATTTTCTTGGCCAATCTCCCACTTTATGACTTGTATGATCCTTTCGATAAAAAACGTTTCAACTTTCAAATTAGTATCTATTATACTTGTTTCTGCGCTCATATTTCTCGTTTTAGGAATATTGAAGACAACCATTTTAGTGGTATTATTCCAGAAAAGTTTCAATCAATACACAACTTATGGTAAAGCTGTATTAGCCAGCCACATCTATCTAAGCTTCTTCATTTCCCTTTCATGTATTTGCACAACTAAATCCTCTGTCTCTGTTCCATCATCTATATTTAGGATTGGGGGTAACAAGTTTGACAAAGAAACAAACTATCCACCCTGGAACTTTCCCGATACTATTCCCACAGAGCAGAATATCAGCAGTCCACCAGTAACAAATTTAACAGATTTTGAGAGCCATCCTGCTCATATAGAATCAGGCCACAGCAAGAAAAGACCAAGCCCATCTGGAATAGTTATGTTGGTTGGTGGAGGCACACTCATTGCAGTATTTGCTGCTCTTTTTGTTGTAGTTCGCAATCATCGATCACGTGAGAAAGCAGTTGGAGAGACAGAGATCTGTGAAGGTTCCACGAGAAATAGAGCTATTTGCACAGTCCAAGGTCATTCTCAGGATTTACTTGTTACTTAGGAATATGATTCTGTTGGTATCAGTGATCAGTTATTGTTATTTAGTTTTCATAACGTTGCAATGCCCATATCAtatgttttttgtttttagGCATGGATTTGTGGTCAATGGCTGCAGAGGACAGCCCACATATATCAGGATTCAGCTCCTCCCCTTTGATTACCCCCTCACGTCAGCCTCCTATTCGAACTAAAACCATGAAAGTGCCAAAGAGAAAAAGCTACTCGGGTAGAAAGATTCCTATTACAGCAAAAGTTTACAGTCTAGGAGAGCTCCAAATAGCAACCAACAGCTTCAGTGAAGAAAACCTTCTTGGAGAGGGATCTCTTGGTTCTGTATACCGAGCAGAGTTTCCAGATGGCACGGTAAAGCTCTGAACTTGATTCATCTAACTCAAGTTGTACATATGTTGAAGTTTCAAGCAAAGCAAATTTTCTGATCCGCACTTCAATTCGATTAGATTTTGGCTGTCAAAATCATTAGCATGGTATCTCTATCCATCGTCGAAGAAGAACAGTTCTTGGATGTGATTCGAAATGCATCAAGATTGAAGCACCCTAACATTGTGACACTTTTTGGATACTGTATGGAGCATGGCCAACATCTCCTTGTGTACGAATATATTAGGAATTTGTGCCTTGAAGATGCTTTACACTGCGTCACATACAAACCATTATCTTGGGGTCTACGCCTACAAATCTCTCTTGGCATTTCTCAGGCATTGAAGTGAGTATTTCCAAGCCACTTCGTAACCCACACTCACTTGTAATCTGCCGTTCATTAACTTCTTTCATCACAATTCTGTCTGTGTCGAATGATCAGTTACATGCATTCATCCTGCGTGCCTCCCGTTGCCCACAGTAACTTAAAGGCTGCAAATATCTTACTTGATGAAACACTTAAGCCCCATGTTTGTGATTGCGGGCTGGCTATCTTGAGACCCTTGACGAGCAACAGTGTGAAGCTCAAGGTAAACGTCAAAATATCAGCATCTACAATACGTTTTGCTTGAGATCAAGGACTAAGTATCAGATCAAAATTGCATACAGGCTTCAGAAATGGCTATTTCTGATAGTGGCTATATCGCACCGGAACATGCTCAACCTGGAATTTGCGATACAAAGGCTGATGTCTATGCCTTCGGAGTGTTGCTTTTAGAGCTTTTAACAGGAAGGAGGCCTTTTGACAAGTACAGCGTTTATAAATACTATTAAGATTCTGGATAACTCAAACGTGAATATCGCAAGTAAAAGTCATTGATATGATAGGTTTTATGAACCATGCAGCTCAAGATCAAGATCAGAAAAATCATTGGTGAGATGGGCTTCCTCCAGGCTTCATGACAACGCATCTTTGGAAGAGATGATCCATCCATCCATCTTGCGAACCATGTCCTCGAAACCTCTTTCACGTTTTGCGGACATTGTCTCTGCCTGCATTCAGGTACGTACTTTCATGACACCAATTCGttacattaaaataatattcaaGAACTTGATTTCGATAACACGATCATGATCAGCCTGAGAAGGAATTTAGGCCACAAATGTCTGAAATCGTCAAGTCCCTGACGTGCCTTGTGCAAAAGCCAGGTAGCATAGATGGGACCATTGAAGCAGATTCTTTGGAGCGATCGTTCCGCTCAACCAACACCCGATTCTTTGGATCACCAGCTATCAGCTACTATTCTGTCTAGTCAGCTAACGATGTACGTGTAACCTTGAACCAAAAACGTTGATTTCTTAAgtcgatattttttttattgttggcTAAAGCCGCCTTTTCAGAGCAAgcactaaaataaaatatcatctgAAATGGATCGGAGGAATAAACAATAGCAGTAGACGAGAGGTCAAAACGCTGTCATGcattgaattttaaattgaCATTAgctttttcaaatttaaattaattataaaaaaaaattgttgatgAAGTAAAATTCAAACCTTCCAATAAATAGAATTATATACTAATTATCTACatgtaataaatttttatatcttTATTAAACGCATATAATATTTACATtggattaataataataataataacaataataacaataaaGGTAAAAGAATCAAATGCCCACTATTTTACACTAATCCCGTAAAAAGACGGTTGATTTCATCTTACATGTAGGGGCACAATCTCTATGATAGAATCAAAAACTCAAATTTAACCATATATATATGGggtctattaatttttttaaatcatatatgtaTGTGAATTTTGTTCATCCAAACTAGGTGAGCACAGTGCCCCACGTAGCGTCAAACCTACCTAAAATGACAGCCTGACACTCTCTTGTCATGTGTGAAAATAGGGCGACTTTGACTTTGTTTTACATTTCCTTTCGCCcctttattttcgttttttcttttaaaaatattttattctcttctctgaaaaatttcgaatctaagtttttttaaaaataaataatagaaGCTAATTCGGGTTCTCCATTTTGCTTATAAAATCCAAACCAGTTTGCTGATAGGAGGGAAGGTATTTTGGAACAGGTGGCAAGTGTGGAAAAGTTTTATCTACTTTTTATGGTCGCTTTTATTCCTTTCTTGTAAAAAAAGGAATTGTATACAAAATTATGAGATGTGAATATACCAACTTTTGAAAAAACAATGGAATTTTGAAACGtagactttttttttttttttaaacaaatcgtagacttttcttttaaaaatgagaaaatatatAACATTTCTTAAAGTCGTGactggaaaataaaaaatttcttagaACGAtttctttataaaaaaaataacatttttttagCAACATCAATAACCTTTTACCATCTTATTGTTCTcgagtattttttaaaaaaataaattttctttttcCTAATCGAGGTCACGGGAAACATGACAAATATAttattcattaattttttaaatatagaaACACTACGGTTTGAAAATTAtgcgaaaataaaataaagaatcgAGCCTCGGCCCGATGTATACGGGGTTGGCATGTGGGACGACCAGACCAAAGTCCATCGCATGCGTGACATGCGCCCCTCAAGTCAATCAACAGACGAAACAAAACACATACGAATGAGGCATCAATTTTCACTCTCACCCATAACTATACCATTCACTcccaaacatttttttaaaaaaaattggttgaTTACTTTCACAAATCTTATGTGGTATAATTTTAACATTATTCCATATAATAACCAGTGTAATCTCATTGAAATCtatcatttttttaattcaaaatGAACAAAAAAATATGTACAAAACTGATATTGATTTTGAAACAAATATATAGGAAGGTTTAAACAAATTTTTGGTAATTAAGGAAAAACACTAGTGaggtaataaataaaatattagtatcaatgtgtaattaaaaatgaatataaaaaaacatgtaatattttagtggataaatattttaaatttatcatGTAGAGTAAAATAgctataaattaataatgttggaaccacaaaattttattaatttacaaaatgtattaattaatcgataaattaacaatttattattttaatagaattttcatatttttatagaATTATTATTTTACGATATTGACATGGTCATAGTTTTATACATGATTACTTCGAAAAAATATATCTTATTAATTTATCGAAATTATTAGTTTAGCATAATTTTTCAAGTAAGGACCgagaaaaatttttaaaaatatatttgatttacCGAGTACTAATTTATATGAgtcttattatttatctttgaCAATTTGATTTGTATTTAGATAATTTATGGTGTTAGTCAATATGGTAGTTGATTGTAATTTGTGATATAATCATCTCATCGATTTTccttattaaaaatattaaatcatcttaattaatgacaatttatattttttttcctttgttACCAATATAAATGGTATTTTTACTTTTGTACAATAATTTTTcgttttatattaaatattaatagTTGTAGATAAATAATATGGGGATGTGAtgaacaaaaaatttataattggaGATGTCACTGTAATTTACAAGAAACATTATAAGGGTGGAAGATGAATATAACTATAGTTGCAGGGGTTAAGGGTAATTAACCCCAACAGTACGATACGTTCAAACATACGAACACACAGAACACACGGTGGGTCGGTGAGGTATTTTGCAAAGTAGAGTCATGGGATCTCTCTCGCTGTCCCCCACCACTGTTTCCTTCTCTCTCTGGAGAAAGTAGCAAAAAttggaaaaagaaaaaggaaaattgGGGTCTCAAATTTTAGCTCTCTGTTTCTTTGTGGTCTCGCCTTTTCTTTTTCCTTGATTCTTAATgccaacaaaaacaaaaaccctTGTTtgcttttttctttctttcttttaccCCTAACTTGTTCCAATCTCTCTCCGCAGAACCTTATCGTCTCAGCTTTCTTGAACCGTAGAGTATATTCATTATATAGCTCACCCACTTTTGttagtttgtttttttttctgttAGTGGGTGCGGTGCGTTCTTGCATTGTTAGGGCTGGTGAGTTGTTACTTCGTGCTTTTAGATCTGATTTTGTGGGGGTGGGgtgggtttttttttaatagtTTTTATTCTGATTTAAGctgaaaaggtgaaatttttatgggtttgttgatttatatttcttgatatgattttaattatctataagtttggattttatttttttgatattgtgattgCTGGCCTTT from the Primulina eburnea isolate SZY01 chromosome 3, ASM2296580v1, whole genome shotgun sequence genome contains:
- the LOC140825308 gene encoding LOW QUALITY PROTEIN: protein STRUBBELIG-RECEPTOR FAMILY 2-like (The sequence of the model RefSeq protein was modified relative to this genomic sequence to represent the inferred CDS: substituted 1 base at 1 genomic stop codon), whose amino-acid sequence is MTKQWWCLIAIVSLTSLVLQAFAITDETDVQALRDLYRSLNSPVQLQRWKLEGGDPCGELWTGVSCFMSSVIHLDLKGLGLAGNLGFQLSNLRNLKQLDLSSNNINSEIPYDLPLNLTHLNLAGNKFSQSIPYSLDLMKNLRHLNVSHNALSGALGNVFSGLYSLFHFAQNKIXTRDLSFNNFTGDLPTSFKSLSNLTGLFLQGNHFTGSVIFLANLPLYDLNIEDNHFSGIIPEKFQSIHNLWIGGNKFDKETNYPPWNFPDTIPTEQNISSPPVTNLTDFESHPAHIESGHSKKRPSPSGIVMLVGGGTLIAVFAALFVVVRNHRSREKAVGETEICEGSTRNRAICTVQGMDLWSMAAEDSPHISGFSSSPLITPSRQPPIRTKTMKVPKRKSYSGRKIPITAKVYSLGELQIATNSFSEENLLGEGSLGSVYRAEFPDGTILAVKIISMVSLSIVEEEQFLDVIRNASRLKHPNIVTLFGYCMEHGQHLLVYEYIRNLCLEDALHCVTYKPLSWGLRLQISLGISQALNYMHSSCVPPVAHSNLKAANILLDETLKPHVCDCGLAILRPLTSNSVKLKASEMAISDSGYIAPEHAQPGICDTKADVYAFGVLLLELLTGRRPFDNSRSRSEKSLVRWASSRLHDNASLEEMIHPSILRTMSSKPLSRFADIVSACIQPEKEFRPQMSEIVKSLTCLVQKPGSIDGTIEADSLERSFRSTNTRFFGSPAISYYSV